One region of Nothobranchius furzeri strain GRZ-AD chromosome 16, NfurGRZ-RIMD1, whole genome shotgun sequence genomic DNA includes:
- the LOC107387783 gene encoding C-terminal-binding protein 2 isoform X6 produces MTKCCWLRNHILSIRPQIMNGPMHPRPLVALLDGRDCTVEMPILKDLATVAFCDAQSTQEIHEKVLNEAVGAMMYHTITLTREDLEKFKALRIIIRIGSGYDNIDIKAAGELGIAVCNIPSAAVEETADSTLCHILNLYRRNTWLYQALREGTRVQSVEQIREVASGAARIRGETLGLIGFGRSGQAVAVRAKVFGFNVIFYDPYLQDGLERSLGVQRVYTLQDLLYQSDCVSLHCNLNEHNHHLINDFTIKQMRQGAFLVNTARGGLVDEKALAQALKEGRIRGAALDVHEAEPFSFAQGPLKDAPNLICTPHTAWYSEQASLEMREAAATEIRRAITGRIPDSLRNCVNKEFFVTTAPWGVMDQPGVHPELNGAAYRYPPGVVGVAPGGLPGALEGMVPGGVPIAHTLPSGTHPSQAPSPNQPSKHGETREHLTEQ; encoded by the exons GTATTCGACCCCAAATCATGAACGGGCCAATGCACCCGCGTCCATTGGTGGCACTGCTGGACGGTCGCGACTGCACTGTGGAGATGCCCATCCTGAAAGACTTGGCGACTGTCGCCTTCTGCGACGCTCAGTCAACACAGGAGATCCACGAGAAG GTTCTAAATGAGGCAGTGGGAGCTATGATGTACCACACCATCACCCTGACCAGAGAAGACCTGGAGAAGTTCAAAGCGCTGCGCATCATCATCCGCATCGGCAGTGGCTACGACAACATCGACATCAAGGCTGCTGGAGAGCTGG GCATCGCTGTGTGCAACATTCCCTCTGCAGCAGTGGAGGAGACGGCAGACTCCACCCTGTGCCACATCCTCAACCTTTACCGACGAAACACCTGGCTCTACCAGGCTCTCCGGGAGGGCACGCGGgtccagagtgtggagcagattcGAGAGGTGGCCTCCGGAGCCGCCCGCATCCGTGGTGAAACCCTCGGACTCATCGGTTTTG GTCGATCGGGCCAGGCAGTTGCAGTGCGGGCCAAGGTCTTTGGTTTCAACGTCATTTTCTACGACCCGTACCTTCAGGATGGACTGGAGCGCTCACTGGGCGTCCAGCGCGTCTACACCCTGCAGGACCTGCTCTACCAGAGCGACTGCGTTTCTCTGCACTGCAACTTGAACGAGCACAACCACCACCTCATCAATGACTTCACCATCAAACAG ATGCGTCAAGGTGCGTTCCTGGTCAACACCGCGCGAGGGGGCCTGGTGGATGAGAAGGCTCTGGCCCAGGCGCTGAAGGAGGGAAGGATACGTGGAGCTGCCTTGGACGTCCACGAGGCTGAGCCCTTCAG TTTTGCTCAGGGCCCGCTGAAAGATGCTCCGAACCTGATCTGCACACCGCACACAGCCTGGTACAGCGAGCAGGCCTCTCTGGAGATgagggaggcggccgccacggagATCCGAAGAGCCATCACCG GACGAATCCCCGACAGCCTACGGAACTGCGTCAATAAGGAGTTCTTTGTCACCACGGCACCATGGGGGGTCATGGACCAGCCAGGAGTTCATCCTGAGCTCAACGGTGCCGCCTACAG ATACCCACCGGGTGTGGTAGGAGTGGCTCCAGGCGGCCTCCCGGGGGCATTAGAGGGCATGGTGCCCGGTGGGGTCCCCATTGCCCACACCCTGCCCTCTGGTACACACCCCTCCCAGGCCCCGTCGCCCAACCAGCCCTCCAAACACGGCGAGACCAGAGAACACCTTACCGAGCAATAG
- the LOC107387783 gene encoding C-terminal-binding protein 2 isoform X3 has translation MSLTDKHKVKRQRLDRICEGIRPQIMNGPMHPRPLVALLDGRDCTVEMPILKDLATVAFCDAQSTQEIHEKVLNEAVGAMMYHTITLTREDLEKFKALRIIIRIGSGYDNIDIKAAGELGIAVCNIPSAAVEETADSTLCHILNLYRRNTWLYQALREGTRVQSVEQIREVASGAARIRGETLGLIGFGRSGQAVAVRAKVFGFNVIFYDPYLQDGLERSLGVQRVYTLQDLLYQSDCVSLHCNLNEHNHHLINDFTIKQMRQGAFLVNTARGGLVDEKALAQALKEGRIRGAALDVHEAEPFSFAQGPLKDAPNLICTPHTAWYSEQASLEMREAAATEIRRAITGRIPDSLRNCVNKEFFVTTAPWGVMDQPGVHPELNGAAYRYPPGVVGVAPGGLPGALEGMVPGGVPIAHTLPSGTHPSQAPSPNQPSKHGETREHLTEQ, from the exons GTATTCGACCCCAAATCATGAACGGGCCAATGCACCCGCGTCCATTGGTGGCACTGCTGGACGGTCGCGACTGCACTGTGGAGATGCCCATCCTGAAAGACTTGGCGACTGTCGCCTTCTGCGACGCTCAGTCAACACAGGAGATCCACGAGAAG GTTCTAAATGAGGCAGTGGGAGCTATGATGTACCACACCATCACCCTGACCAGAGAAGACCTGGAGAAGTTCAAAGCGCTGCGCATCATCATCCGCATCGGCAGTGGCTACGACAACATCGACATCAAGGCTGCTGGAGAGCTGG GCATCGCTGTGTGCAACATTCCCTCTGCAGCAGTGGAGGAGACGGCAGACTCCACCCTGTGCCACATCCTCAACCTTTACCGACGAAACACCTGGCTCTACCAGGCTCTCCGGGAGGGCACGCGGgtccagagtgtggagcagattcGAGAGGTGGCCTCCGGAGCCGCCCGCATCCGTGGTGAAACCCTCGGACTCATCGGTTTTG GTCGATCGGGCCAGGCAGTTGCAGTGCGGGCCAAGGTCTTTGGTTTCAACGTCATTTTCTACGACCCGTACCTTCAGGATGGACTGGAGCGCTCACTGGGCGTCCAGCGCGTCTACACCCTGCAGGACCTGCTCTACCAGAGCGACTGCGTTTCTCTGCACTGCAACTTGAACGAGCACAACCACCACCTCATCAATGACTTCACCATCAAACAG ATGCGTCAAGGTGCGTTCCTGGTCAACACCGCGCGAGGGGGCCTGGTGGATGAGAAGGCTCTGGCCCAGGCGCTGAAGGAGGGAAGGATACGTGGAGCTGCCTTGGACGTCCACGAGGCTGAGCCCTTCAG TTTTGCTCAGGGCCCGCTGAAAGATGCTCCGAACCTGATCTGCACACCGCACACAGCCTGGTACAGCGAGCAGGCCTCTCTGGAGATgagggaggcggccgccacggagATCCGAAGAGCCATCACCG GACGAATCCCCGACAGCCTACGGAACTGCGTCAATAAGGAGTTCTTTGTCACCACGGCACCATGGGGGGTCATGGACCAGCCAGGAGTTCATCCTGAGCTCAACGGTGCCGCCTACAG ATACCCACCGGGTGTGGTAGGAGTGGCTCCAGGCGGCCTCCCGGGGGCATTAGAGGGCATGGTGCCCGGTGGGGTCCCCATTGCCCACACCCTGCCCTCTGGTACACACCCCTCCCAGGCCCCGTCGCCCAACCAGCCCTCCAAACACGGCGAGACCAGAGAACACCTTACCGAGCAATAG
- the LOC107387783 gene encoding C-terminal-binding protein 2 isoform X4 encodes MEVSVSGIPQSSSGIRPQIMNGPMHPRPLVALLDGRDCTVEMPILKDLATVAFCDAQSTQEIHEKVLNEAVGAMMYHTITLTREDLEKFKALRIIIRIGSGYDNIDIKAAGELGIAVCNIPSAAVEETADSTLCHILNLYRRNTWLYQALREGTRVQSVEQIREVASGAARIRGETLGLIGFGRSGQAVAVRAKVFGFNVIFYDPYLQDGLERSLGVQRVYTLQDLLYQSDCVSLHCNLNEHNHHLINDFTIKQMRQGAFLVNTARGGLVDEKALAQALKEGRIRGAALDVHEAEPFSFAQGPLKDAPNLICTPHTAWYSEQASLEMREAAATEIRRAITGRIPDSLRNCVNKEFFVTTAPWGVMDQPGVHPELNGAAYRYPPGVVGVAPGGLPGALEGMVPGGVPIAHTLPSGTHPSQAPSPNQPSKHGETREHLTEQ; translated from the exons GTATTCGACCCCAAATCATGAACGGGCCAATGCACCCGCGTCCATTGGTGGCACTGCTGGACGGTCGCGACTGCACTGTGGAGATGCCCATCCTGAAAGACTTGGCGACTGTCGCCTTCTGCGACGCTCAGTCAACACAGGAGATCCACGAGAAG GTTCTAAATGAGGCAGTGGGAGCTATGATGTACCACACCATCACCCTGACCAGAGAAGACCTGGAGAAGTTCAAAGCGCTGCGCATCATCATCCGCATCGGCAGTGGCTACGACAACATCGACATCAAGGCTGCTGGAGAGCTGG GCATCGCTGTGTGCAACATTCCCTCTGCAGCAGTGGAGGAGACGGCAGACTCCACCCTGTGCCACATCCTCAACCTTTACCGACGAAACACCTGGCTCTACCAGGCTCTCCGGGAGGGCACGCGGgtccagagtgtggagcagattcGAGAGGTGGCCTCCGGAGCCGCCCGCATCCGTGGTGAAACCCTCGGACTCATCGGTTTTG GTCGATCGGGCCAGGCAGTTGCAGTGCGGGCCAAGGTCTTTGGTTTCAACGTCATTTTCTACGACCCGTACCTTCAGGATGGACTGGAGCGCTCACTGGGCGTCCAGCGCGTCTACACCCTGCAGGACCTGCTCTACCAGAGCGACTGCGTTTCTCTGCACTGCAACTTGAACGAGCACAACCACCACCTCATCAATGACTTCACCATCAAACAG ATGCGTCAAGGTGCGTTCCTGGTCAACACCGCGCGAGGGGGCCTGGTGGATGAGAAGGCTCTGGCCCAGGCGCTGAAGGAGGGAAGGATACGTGGAGCTGCCTTGGACGTCCACGAGGCTGAGCCCTTCAG TTTTGCTCAGGGCCCGCTGAAAGATGCTCCGAACCTGATCTGCACACCGCACACAGCCTGGTACAGCGAGCAGGCCTCTCTGGAGATgagggaggcggccgccacggagATCCGAAGAGCCATCACCG GACGAATCCCCGACAGCCTACGGAACTGCGTCAATAAGGAGTTCTTTGTCACCACGGCACCATGGGGGGTCATGGACCAGCCAGGAGTTCATCCTGAGCTCAACGGTGCCGCCTACAG ATACCCACCGGGTGTGGTAGGAGTGGCTCCAGGCGGCCTCCCGGGGGCATTAGAGGGCATGGTGCCCGGTGGGGTCCCCATTGCCCACACCCTGCCCTCTGGTACACACCCCTCCCAGGCCCCGTCGCCCAACCAGCCCTCCAAACACGGCGAGACCAGAGAACACCTTACCGAGCAATAG
- the LOC107387783 gene encoding C-terminal-binding protein 2 isoform X5, which translates to MWRQHFPGIRPQIMNGPMHPRPLVALLDGRDCTVEMPILKDLATVAFCDAQSTQEIHEKVLNEAVGAMMYHTITLTREDLEKFKALRIIIRIGSGYDNIDIKAAGELGIAVCNIPSAAVEETADSTLCHILNLYRRNTWLYQALREGTRVQSVEQIREVASGAARIRGETLGLIGFGRSGQAVAVRAKVFGFNVIFYDPYLQDGLERSLGVQRVYTLQDLLYQSDCVSLHCNLNEHNHHLINDFTIKQMRQGAFLVNTARGGLVDEKALAQALKEGRIRGAALDVHEAEPFSFAQGPLKDAPNLICTPHTAWYSEQASLEMREAAATEIRRAITGRIPDSLRNCVNKEFFVTTAPWGVMDQPGVHPELNGAAYRYPPGVVGVAPGGLPGALEGMVPGGVPIAHTLPSGTHPSQAPSPNQPSKHGETREHLTEQ; encoded by the exons GTATTCGACCCCAAATCATGAACGGGCCAATGCACCCGCGTCCATTGGTGGCACTGCTGGACGGTCGCGACTGCACTGTGGAGATGCCCATCCTGAAAGACTTGGCGACTGTCGCCTTCTGCGACGCTCAGTCAACACAGGAGATCCACGAGAAG GTTCTAAATGAGGCAGTGGGAGCTATGATGTACCACACCATCACCCTGACCAGAGAAGACCTGGAGAAGTTCAAAGCGCTGCGCATCATCATCCGCATCGGCAGTGGCTACGACAACATCGACATCAAGGCTGCTGGAGAGCTGG GCATCGCTGTGTGCAACATTCCCTCTGCAGCAGTGGAGGAGACGGCAGACTCCACCCTGTGCCACATCCTCAACCTTTACCGACGAAACACCTGGCTCTACCAGGCTCTCCGGGAGGGCACGCGGgtccagagtgtggagcagattcGAGAGGTGGCCTCCGGAGCCGCCCGCATCCGTGGTGAAACCCTCGGACTCATCGGTTTTG GTCGATCGGGCCAGGCAGTTGCAGTGCGGGCCAAGGTCTTTGGTTTCAACGTCATTTTCTACGACCCGTACCTTCAGGATGGACTGGAGCGCTCACTGGGCGTCCAGCGCGTCTACACCCTGCAGGACCTGCTCTACCAGAGCGACTGCGTTTCTCTGCACTGCAACTTGAACGAGCACAACCACCACCTCATCAATGACTTCACCATCAAACAG ATGCGTCAAGGTGCGTTCCTGGTCAACACCGCGCGAGGGGGCCTGGTGGATGAGAAGGCTCTGGCCCAGGCGCTGAAGGAGGGAAGGATACGTGGAGCTGCCTTGGACGTCCACGAGGCTGAGCCCTTCAG TTTTGCTCAGGGCCCGCTGAAAGATGCTCCGAACCTGATCTGCACACCGCACACAGCCTGGTACAGCGAGCAGGCCTCTCTGGAGATgagggaggcggccgccacggagATCCGAAGAGCCATCACCG GACGAATCCCCGACAGCCTACGGAACTGCGTCAATAAGGAGTTCTTTGTCACCACGGCACCATGGGGGGTCATGGACCAGCCAGGAGTTCATCCTGAGCTCAACGGTGCCGCCTACAG ATACCCACCGGGTGTGGTAGGAGTGGCTCCAGGCGGCCTCCCGGGGGCATTAGAGGGCATGGTGCCCGGTGGGGTCCCCATTGCCCACACCCTGCCCTCTGGTACACACCCCTCCCAGGCCCCGTCGCCCAACCAGCCCTCCAAACACGGCGAGACCAGAGAACACCTTACCGAGCAATAG